In Luteitalea sp., the following are encoded in one genomic region:
- a CDS encoding GNAT family N-acetyltransferase, which translates to MFALTIDDETSVELLEEHHAEELFTAIDANRTYLRRWLPWLDASRRAEDTRAFIRMSLQAFAARNGFACGLRHESRLVGGLGLHKIDWPNRATSIGYWIAEGAQGRGIVTRACAVLLEHVFGELGLNRVEVACATGNRRSCAIPERLGFTREGIRRESEWLYDHYVDLVVYSMLAGEWRKRRTRADSP; encoded by the coding sequence ATGTTCGCGCTGACAATCGACGACGAGACATCGGTCGAGCTGCTCGAAGAGCACCATGCGGAGGAGCTCTTCACGGCCATCGATGCGAACCGCACCTACTTGCGCCGGTGGCTGCCGTGGCTCGACGCGAGCCGCCGCGCCGAGGACACCCGCGCCTTCATTCGGATGAGCCTGCAGGCGTTCGCGGCGCGCAATGGCTTCGCGTGCGGGTTGCGTCACGAGAGCCGCTTGGTCGGCGGTCTCGGCCTCCACAAGATCGACTGGCCCAATCGAGCGACGAGCATCGGCTACTGGATTGCCGAAGGGGCACAAGGGCGCGGCATCGTGACACGCGCTTGCGCGGTCCTGCTCGAGCATGTCTTCGGTGAGCTGGGCTTGAACCGTGTTGAGGTCGCATGTGCGACGGGGAACCGACGGAGCTGCGCCATCCCCGAGCGCCTCGGTTTCACCAGAGAGGGGATCCGGCGCGAGTCCGAGTGGCTCTACGACCACTACGTCGACCTAGTCGTGTACAGCATGCTTGCGGGCGAATGGAGAAAGCGGCGCACGCGAGCGGATAGTCCGTAG